The following proteins come from a genomic window of Montipora capricornis isolate CH-2021 chromosome 9, ASM3666992v2, whole genome shotgun sequence:
- the LOC138015318 gene encoding LON peptidase N-terminal domain and RING finger protein 3-like isoform X2, with translation MEWEAEDEMTKGNFSKAREKFDMLLKRDKSKVKLCLLGKADCLALEGHLSESLPLYSEAFQCGKVHPDRLLRFVNALSKLIVYEGDSSEQPREDNSGLQCRVCTGILYDPVTISCGHSFCKLCLEKQESKSCERCKCPFSHSPKKTNVILQNVLEKSFDKEMEATRLRLEGNQLHRKKKSVEAIEKYREAEKLSKSDHLIPSNLACVFLSLGNFEEALEKANKTCELQPTWPKGFYRRGCALLGLQQKVEAAVSFLHCLVRDRDNKGVQTSLTKLIHEVITQDVSASTSCKQEKTPGTGDDVCTSETTDPILQRLRNLLTLVEQSKSYGNIKEKCPEDDEPDIKRLKFLKCCSTEDLECTLCCRLFYEPVTTPCGHVFCRSCLNCNLDHRPTCPICRFSLSKFLAERRQNITVNITQLIESTLPEECAERKQIHEEEMEKLASVADDTTEDVPIFVCTLAFPSQSCPLHIFEPRYRLMVRQCMESGSKQFGMCVPHDEKGFVDYGVMLEINDLQYLPDGRSFLDCVGGRRFKVLERGMQSGYHTAKVEWIKDVPIPEEQLDEVKTLHQNVYNEAKAWFGNLPLVPRVTQQACFSGW, from the exons ATGGAATGGGAAGCCGAGGACGAAATGACCAAAGGAAACTTTAGTAAAGCCCGAGAAAAGTTCGACATGCTTTTGAAAAGGGACAAATCAAAAGTTAAATTGTGCCTGTTGGGCAAAGCTGATTGTTTGGCCTTAGAGGGACATTTATCCGAATCTCTGCCGTTGTACTCTGAGGCGTTTCAATGCGGCAAAGTACATCCAGATCGACTGCTTCGTTTTGTAAATGCACTATCGAAGTTGATAGTATACGAGGGCGATTCATCGGAACAACCACGCGAAGATAACAGTGGCTTGCAATGTAGAGTTTGCACCGGGATTCTTTATGATCCCGTAACTATATCGTGTGGTCATTCCTTTTGTAAGCTGTGCTTGGAAAAACAAGAGAGCAAGAGTTGCGAACGCTGCAAATGTCCATTCTCTCACAGtccaaagaaaacaaatgtTATCCTTCAGAACGTGTTGGAGAAATCATTTGACAAAGAAATGGAAGCGACTCGTTTGCGTTTGGAAGGAAACCAGCTACACCGAAAGAAAAAGAGCGTGGAAGCGATCGAAAAATACAGAGAGGCTGAAAAGCTGA GCAAATCTGATCATTTGATTCCAAGTAACCTTGCTTGTGTATTTCTGTCACTTGGCAATTTTGAAGAAGCTTTGGAAAAAGCCAACAAGACTTGTGAACTCCAGCCAACCTGGCCAAAA GGATTTTACCGAAGGGGCTGTGCCTTGTTAGGTCTTCAACAGAAGGTAGAGGCAGCTGTGTCATTTTTACACTGTCTTGTGAGGGATCGTGACAACAAAGGAGTCCAAACATCCTTAACAAAG CTAATCCATGAGGTGATAACTCAAGATGTATCAGCCTCCACAAGCTGTAAACAGGAAAAAACACCTGGAACTGGTGATGATGTTTGCACAAGTGAAACAACAGATCCCATTCTTCAAAGACTAAGGAATCTATTAACTTTGGTTGAACAGAGTAAATCATATGGAAATATTAAAG AGAAATGCCCTGAAGATGATGAACCAGACATAAAGAGGTTAAAGTTTCTGAAGTGCTGCTCTACAGAAGACCTTGAATGCACCCTCTGTTGCAG GTTATTTTATGAGCCAGTGACCACACCCTGTGGCCATGTATTTTGTCGTTCTTGTCTTAATTGCAATCTTGATCACAGACCAACATGTCCAATCTGTCGATTTTCATTGAGCAAG TTTTTGGCTGAGCGAAGGCAG AACATTACAGTAAACATAACCCAGCTGATTGAGTCCACCCTTCCTGAAGAAtgtgcagaaagaaaacaaatacatgAAGAAGAAATGGAAAAGTTAGCAAG TGTGGCTGATGACACTACAGAAGATGTTCCTATCTTTGTCTGCACTTTAGCATTTCCTTCCCAGTCATGCCCACTCCACATCTTTGAACCTCGTTACCGTCTGATGGTTAGGCAGTGTATGGAGTCAGGATCCAAGCAGTTTGGAATGTGTGTTCCCCATGATGAAAAGGG GTTTGTAGATTATGGCGTCATGCTAGAGATAAATGACCTTCAGTACCTTCCTGATGGGAGGTCTTTTTTGGACTGTGTTGGTGGAAGGCGTTTTAAG GTGCTGGAGAGAGGAATGCAGAGTGGTTACCACACTGCCAAAGTGGAGTGGATTAAAGATGTACCAATACCAGAAGAGCAGCTTG ATGAAGTCAAGACACTTCATCAAAATGTGTACAATGAAGCAAAGGCCTGGTTTGGTAATCTTCCACTTGTTCCCAGG gTTACACAACaggcgtgttttagcggttggtga
- the LOC138015318 gene encoding LON peptidase N-terminal domain and RING finger protein 3-like isoform X1, whose product MEWEAEDEMTKGNFSKAREKFDMLLKRDKSKVKLCLLGKADCLALEGHLSESLPLYSEAFQCGKVHPDRLLRFVNALSKLIVYEGDSSEQPREDNSGLQCRVCTGILYDPVTISCGHSFCKLCLEKQESKSCERCKCPFSHSPKKTNVILQNVLEKSFDKEMEATRLRLEGNQLHRKKKSVEAIEKYREAEKLSKSDHLIPSNLACVFLSLGNFEEALEKANKTCELQPTWPKGFYRRGCALLGLQQKVEAAVSFLHCLVRDRDNKGVQTSLTKLIHEVITQDVSASTSCKQEKTPGTGDDVCTSETTDPILQRLRNLLTLVEQSKSYGNIKEKCPEDDEPDIKRLKFLKCCSTEDLECTLCCRLFYEPVTTPCGHVFCRSCLNCNLDHRPTCPICRFSLSKFLAERRQNITVNITQLIESTLPEECAERKQIHEEEMEKLASVADDTTEDVPIFVCTLAFPSQSCPLHIFEPRYRLMVRQCMESGSKQFGMCVPHDEKGFVDYGVMLEINDLQYLPDGRSFLDCVGGRRFKVLERGMQSGYHTAKVEWIKDVPIPEEQLDEVKTLHQNVYNEAKAWFGNLPLVPRRRIVNMFSPMPNCDAEQLNLPQGPSWMWWLLGVCPTPEQYQLEFISMTCVKSRLEKLRQLIRSMPI is encoded by the exons ATGGAATGGGAAGCCGAGGACGAAATGACCAAAGGAAACTTTAGTAAAGCCCGAGAAAAGTTCGACATGCTTTTGAAAAGGGACAAATCAAAAGTTAAATTGTGCCTGTTGGGCAAAGCTGATTGTTTGGCCTTAGAGGGACATTTATCCGAATCTCTGCCGTTGTACTCTGAGGCGTTTCAATGCGGCAAAGTACATCCAGATCGACTGCTTCGTTTTGTAAATGCACTATCGAAGTTGATAGTATACGAGGGCGATTCATCGGAACAACCACGCGAAGATAACAGTGGCTTGCAATGTAGAGTTTGCACCGGGATTCTTTATGATCCCGTAACTATATCGTGTGGTCATTCCTTTTGTAAGCTGTGCTTGGAAAAACAAGAGAGCAAGAGTTGCGAACGCTGCAAATGTCCATTCTCTCACAGtccaaagaaaacaaatgtTATCCTTCAGAACGTGTTGGAGAAATCATTTGACAAAGAAATGGAAGCGACTCGTTTGCGTTTGGAAGGAAACCAGCTACACCGAAAGAAAAAGAGCGTGGAAGCGATCGAAAAATACAGAGAGGCTGAAAAGCTGA GCAAATCTGATCATTTGATTCCAAGTAACCTTGCTTGTGTATTTCTGTCACTTGGCAATTTTGAAGAAGCTTTGGAAAAAGCCAACAAGACTTGTGAACTCCAGCCAACCTGGCCAAAA GGATTTTACCGAAGGGGCTGTGCCTTGTTAGGTCTTCAACAGAAGGTAGAGGCAGCTGTGTCATTTTTACACTGTCTTGTGAGGGATCGTGACAACAAAGGAGTCCAAACATCCTTAACAAAG CTAATCCATGAGGTGATAACTCAAGATGTATCAGCCTCCACAAGCTGTAAACAGGAAAAAACACCTGGAACTGGTGATGATGTTTGCACAAGTGAAACAACAGATCCCATTCTTCAAAGACTAAGGAATCTATTAACTTTGGTTGAACAGAGTAAATCATATGGAAATATTAAAG AGAAATGCCCTGAAGATGATGAACCAGACATAAAGAGGTTAAAGTTTCTGAAGTGCTGCTCTACAGAAGACCTTGAATGCACCCTCTGTTGCAG GTTATTTTATGAGCCAGTGACCACACCCTGTGGCCATGTATTTTGTCGTTCTTGTCTTAATTGCAATCTTGATCACAGACCAACATGTCCAATCTGTCGATTTTCATTGAGCAAG TTTTTGGCTGAGCGAAGGCAG AACATTACAGTAAACATAACCCAGCTGATTGAGTCCACCCTTCCTGAAGAAtgtgcagaaagaaaacaaatacatgAAGAAGAAATGGAAAAGTTAGCAAG TGTGGCTGATGACACTACAGAAGATGTTCCTATCTTTGTCTGCACTTTAGCATTTCCTTCCCAGTCATGCCCACTCCACATCTTTGAACCTCGTTACCGTCTGATGGTTAGGCAGTGTATGGAGTCAGGATCCAAGCAGTTTGGAATGTGTGTTCCCCATGATGAAAAGGG GTTTGTAGATTATGGCGTCATGCTAGAGATAAATGACCTTCAGTACCTTCCTGATGGGAGGTCTTTTTTGGACTGTGTTGGTGGAAGGCGTTTTAAG GTGCTGGAGAGAGGAATGCAGAGTGGTTACCACACTGCCAAAGTGGAGTGGATTAAAGATGTACCAATACCAGAAGAGCAGCTTG ATGAAGTCAAGACACTTCATCAAAATGTGTACAATGAAGCAAAGGCCTGGTTTGGTAATCTTCCACTTGTTCCCAGG AGACGCATTGTAAACATGTTTTCTCCAATGCCTAACTGTGATGCTGAGCAACTGAACCTGCCACAGGGCCCCTCATGGATGTGGTGGCTGTTGGGTGTATGTCCCACACCTGAACAGTATCAGCTGGAATTCATTTCCATGACTTGTGTAAAAAGCCGTCTTGAAAAACTGCGACAATTGATTCGTTCAATGCCCATATGA